A genome region from Gossypium hirsutum isolate 1008001.06 chromosome A04, Gossypium_hirsutum_v2.1, whole genome shotgun sequence includes the following:
- the LOC107949252 gene encoding uncharacterized protein — MAYSIPKLYSTYSFPNDFSQFPNPLTVSQENYTACGAIPGASWDHEDISFPTFLDNGGVDVFQQDSNLTSPVSVSVPVPAALFPELIGISSDLDVPTALPHHFNNVAAGFCGIGTIQNLGARYQLQDVCEFGDECTGFVHQDFKPIDPTLGQNLGIQGNRMRLPAIEDSNLKVGRYSVEERKDRILRYLKKRNQRNFNKTIKYACRKTLADRRVRVRGRFARNTEICEHQDMVLKREDDNLPNDKNLYNCCEAVQMKHDEDDWLQEAMANLMYLPYIAG; from the exons ATGGCTTATTCTATTCCCAAGCTCTACTCTACTTATTCATTTCCCAATGATTTTTCTCAGTTTCCAAATCCATTGACAGTTTCCCAAGAAAACTACACAGCTTGTGGTGCTATCCCTGGTGCATCATGGGATCATGAAGATATTAGCTTCCCAACGTTTTTAGACAATGGTGGGGTCGATGTTTTTCAACAAGATTCTAATCTAACATCTCCAGTTTCAGTCTCAGTTCCAGTTCCAGCAGCATTGTTTCCTGAACTAATTGGGATTTCATCAGATTTAGATGTTCCAACAGCATTGCCCCATCATTTCAATAACGTTGCTGCTGGCTTTTGTGGCATTGGAACCATCCAAAATCTTGGTGCCAGATATCAACTGCAAGATGTCTGTGAGTTTGGAGACGAATGCACTGGATTTGTTCATCAGGATTTCAAGCCAATTGATCCAACTCTGGGACAAAATTTG GGAATTCAAGGCAATCGAATGCGACTGCCGGCCATAGAAGACAGCAATCTTAAGGTTGGCCGATATTCAGTGGAAGAAAGGAAAGACAGAATTCTTAGATACTTGAAGAAGAGAAACCAAAGGAACTTTAACAAGACTATTAAG TATGCTTGCAGGAAAACCCTAGCTGATAGAAGAGTTAGAGTCCGGGGAAGATTTGCAAGGAACACTGAAATTTGTGAACATCAAGACATGGTATTGAAGAGAGAAGATGATAATTTACCCAATGACAAAAACTTATATAATTGCTGTGAAGCAGTCCAG ATGAAGCATGATGAAGATGATTGGCTGCAAGAGGCTATGGCAAATCTTATGTATTTACCTTATATTGCTGGTTGA